In the Paenibacillus sp. FSL R7-0337 genome, AATATTTTCCCTTCTAATCAGTATGAGCGGGATGTGGTGATGGAGATCTGGGGATATGCCGGTATTCTGGTTCCGCAGGAGGAGCCGCGTCAGGGCCGGGGCGGAGGCAATGACTTCAACGCTGTAGCCAACTGGCGCGGGGAGGACGGTTATTCGGAGGAACGCCTGAATTCGTTGTTCAAATATAAGAATGTATAGGCTTCACGTTATCCATTATCCTTCTATTTCTCGCTAAAACGGTACCGTCCTTTAAAAGGACGGCAAAGCCTTTTCCACTTGGGGCTGTAATACACACTTGTCTAGAGCTGGAGGGTCCTGCCGGGAGGCGGACATGTACACACCAGGGAGATTTTGATAGAATCAGAGGGACCTGAGCTTCATTAAGAGGAGGAGATTACTATGGCAGCAGATAACGCTTACACGATAAAATGGGGCATTCTCAGCACAGGCTGGATCGCCCATCAATTCGCAACAGATCTGGCCCATGCCAGCAACGGCGTGGCTTATGCAGTCGGCTCGCGCTCGCAGGAAAGCGCGGATAAATTCGCAGCCGATCACGGCATTCCTGTGGCATACGCCACCTACGAAGAGCTGGTGAATGATCCTGATGTGGACGCCATTTATATCGGCACACCGCATCCGTTCCACCGGGAGAACGCGCTGCTGGCGCTGCGTGCAGGTAAGGCTGTGCTGTGCGAGAAGCCTTTTACCGTGAATAGTGCTGAACTGGAGGAAGTAGTGGCCTACGCCCGGGAGCACAAGCTGTTCCTGATGGAGGCGATGTGGAGCCGTTATATCCCGGCGCAGGTGAAGGTGCGGGAGTGGCTCGCAGCCGGGAGAATTGGTGAAGTGCGGCTGGTGAAGGCGGACCTTGGCTTCCGCGCCGACTGGAACCCGGAAGGACGTCTGTTGAATCCGGCCCTTGGCGGCGGAGCGCTGCTGGATGTCGGAATCTATCCAGTCTCCTTCGCCTCGATGGTCCTTGGACCGCATCCTGAGAAGGTCAGCAGCACCGTTCATATCGGAGAGACTGGCGTGGACGAGCACTTCTCGCTGCTGCTGTCCTACGGCGATGGCGTGTCTGCTTCTCTGAACGGGGGCGTGCGCCTGAACATGCATGAGGAAGCTTATGTCTACGGAACGGAAGGGCATATCGTGGTCAAAGGCACGCTGGTCAATCCCAAGTCTGCTGAGCTGTACATGAACGGCGAATTAGCAGAGATGTTCGAAGATGAACGCGCTTCGATTGGCTATGCCTTCGAGGCGGAAGAAGTGGGCCGCTGCCTTCAAGCGGGACTTACTGAGAGTCCGGTAATGACCCTCGATGAATCCTTAGCCATAATGAAGCTGCTGGATACTGTCCGGGCACAATGGGGGCTGAAATACCCCGGCGAATAACCGCCGGTGTGAGGCTTCTGGAAAGGGGGGAGACCAAGTGACATTGACTAATGATCGTTATCAGGGTTGCCTGCAGGGGCTGGCCGCCGGAGATGCGCTGGGAACAACTGTAGAGTTCCAAGCCCCAGGCACCTTCAAGCCAATGACAGATATTGTCGGCGGCGGGGTATTTGCTCTGCAGCCGGGTCAGTGGACGGATGATACCTCCATGGCTCTCTGCCTTGCGGAGAGTCTGCTTGCCCTGCAGGGCTTCGATCCGGCAGATCAGATGCAGCGTTATGTGAAATGGTACCGCGAAGGCGCACTCAGCAGCACCAGCCGGTGCTTCGATATCGGTAACGCAACGCGCGAAGCGCTGCACCGGTATGAAGCAAGCGGGGAGGCTTA is a window encoding:
- a CDS encoding Gfo/Idh/MocA family oxidoreductase, with translation MAADNAYTIKWGILSTGWIAHQFATDLAHASNGVAYAVGSRSQESADKFAADHGIPVAYATYEELVNDPDVDAIYIGTPHPFHRENALLALRAGKAVLCEKPFTVNSAELEEVVAYAREHKLFLMEAMWSRYIPAQVKVREWLAAGRIGEVRLVKADLGFRADWNPEGRLLNPALGGGALLDVGIYPVSFASMVLGPHPEKVSSTVHIGETGVDEHFSLLLSYGDGVSASLNGGVRLNMHEEAYVYGTEGHIVVKGTLVNPKSAELYMNGELAEMFEDERASIGYAFEAEEVGRCLQAGLTESPVMTLDESLAIMKLLDTVRAQWGLKYPGE